A genome region from Thermoanaerobacterium xylanolyticum LX-11 includes the following:
- a CDS encoding BglG family transcription antiterminator, whose protein sequence is MKELSRRQLEIFKKVLSKEVSSLDDIVILYKLSKRTVYREINTINEYIKEYNLRLKNDGGALVLEGTDNDIEKFKFDVIGYRPSIDADKRRKLILSELLQMKEPVKLEYFAKEYNVTTATISYDIKEIDKWLNKQNVTIVTKPGVGIYVKGDENNIRRAIINFLYDNVETKDLIEFLNKGYNNINKLSEDINDRLLRLIDYDTVLKIEKAIQKLEKSLNYELAESSYMGLTVHLALALKRIKEGEKIKIGNESLYELKKSDEFEFAEMLARFLEEEFDISIPEDEIGYITIHLQGARYRANTEDVNDELLNEILQEMISVAEDEFGTDFKDDMMLLSGLKTHLRPTIFRLRMGLAIRNPLINDIKERYSSLFEKCISIANVIKDKLNVDVPDDEIGYIAMHFGASIARKSDMTKRHNILVVCASGIGTSRMLLSKLQMFPQLNIVDTVSSLRVKDFKDRDDIDLIVSTIPLDIKGKETVIVNPLLLDEDVKKLKDALNTDFIMDFSEKKVKVIGDRYKELEHIAWYGKRIIELCDSLKLKDVYGKNSKAIIDSLLEDFAGNDGINNEKIKQIEDKLLGRESLGKIILPGKGFVIYHCTASDLVEPILVFGKLRSDVKMKNLINEYEIIKTAFLMVAPDGDKMWIEILGDLSVSFIESKDLVKNLNEVDKIDEAKEIVKKALMDKYYDEIKRNLVGD, encoded by the coding sequence ATGAAAGAGTTAAGTAGGCGCCAATTAGAAATCTTCAAAAAGGTTCTTTCAAAAGAAGTTTCCAGTTTGGACGATATCGTCATTTTGTACAAGTTAAGCAAAAGGACTGTTTACAGGGAAATAAATACAATAAATGAATATATAAAAGAATACAATTTGAGGCTTAAAAATGACGGTGGAGCATTAGTCTTAGAAGGAACTGATAATGATATCGAAAAATTCAAATTCGATGTAATAGGTTATAGGCCAAGCATTGACGCTGATAAAAGGCGAAAGCTGATACTGTCTGAGCTTTTGCAGATGAAAGAACCTGTAAAACTTGAGTACTTCGCTAAAGAATACAATGTGACTACCGCAACAATAAGCTATGACATTAAAGAGATCGATAAATGGCTAAACAAGCAAAATGTTACAATTGTAACTAAGCCTGGTGTTGGCATATACGTAAAAGGCGATGAAAACAATATAAGAAGGGCTATTATAAATTTTTTGTATGACAATGTAGAGACAAAAGACCTAATTGAGTTTTTAAATAAGGGGTACAATAATATAAACAAACTTAGTGAAGACATAAATGACAGGCTGCTTAGGCTTATAGACTATGATACGGTTTTAAAGATAGAGAAGGCTATACAAAAATTGGAGAAATCCCTTAATTACGAATTAGCAGAAAGCTCGTACATGGGGCTTACAGTGCATCTGGCATTGGCGCTAAAAAGAATAAAAGAAGGCGAAAAGATAAAAATAGGTAATGAAAGCCTTTATGAGCTTAAAAAGTCGGATGAGTTCGAATTTGCAGAAATGCTTGCCAGGTTTTTGGAAGAAGAATTCGACATTTCTATTCCGGAAGATGAAATCGGTTATATAACGATTCATCTACAAGGAGCAAGGTACAGGGCAAATACCGAAGACGTAAATGACGAGCTGCTAAATGAAATACTGCAGGAAATGATCAGCGTTGCAGAAGATGAATTTGGCACTGACTTCAAAGATGATATGATGCTTTTAAGCGGTTTAAAGACGCACCTAAGGCCTACTATCTTTAGACTTCGCATGGGTCTTGCGATTAGAAACCCGCTTATAAATGACATTAAAGAACGGTACAGCAGTTTATTTGAAAAATGTATATCTATTGCAAATGTGATTAAAGACAAGCTTAATGTTGATGTGCCTGATGATGAGATAGGATATATTGCGATGCATTTTGGCGCATCCATAGCAAGAAAAAGCGATATGACGAAAAGGCACAATATTTTAGTCGTGTGTGCCAGCGGCATAGGGACATCGAGGATGCTTCTATCTAAGCTCCAGATGTTTCCACAATTAAACATTGTAGATACGGTTTCCAGTTTGAGGGTTAAAGACTTTAAAGATAGAGATGATATTGATTTGATAGTGTCTACAATTCCGCTGGACATAAAGGGCAAAGAGACTGTAATAGTCAATCCGTTGCTTTTAGATGAAGACGTAAAAAAGCTGAAAGACGCTTTAAATACAGATTTTATAATGGACTTTTCAGAGAAAAAAGTCAAAGTCATAGGCGACAGATACAAAGAATTAGAACACATTGCGTGGTATGGCAAAAGGATAATTGAGCTGTGCGATTCCCTTAAGCTTAAAGATGTGTATGGCAAAAACTCAAAAGCTATCATAGATTCTCTCTTAGAAGATTTTGCTGGTAATGATGGAATTAATAATGAGAAGATAAAGCAGATAGAAGATAAGCTTTTGGGAAGAGAAAGCCTTGGAAAGATAATACTTCCAGGGAAAGGATTTGTAATCTACCACTGTACAGCATCTGATTTGGTGGAGCCAATCCTCGTCTTTGGAAAACTGAGAAGCGATGTTAAGATGAAAAATTTGATTAACGAATATGAAATTATAAAGACGGCTTTCCTAATGGTTGCACCAGATGGCGACAAGATGTGGATAGAGATACTTGGCGATTTAAGTGTTTCGTTCATTGAAAGTAAAGACTTGGTAAAAAATCTCAATGAGGTTGACAAAATTGATGAGGCGAAGGAAATTGTCAAGAAGGCCTTGATGGATAAGTATTACGATGAAATAAAAAGAAATCTTGTAGGTGATTAA
- a CDS encoding PTS sugar transporter subunit IIB encodes MAIHGVILCSWGATSSALAKKVTDEAKKQGLDVTVDAGGTGEFKKKAEEYDVALLEPQVRHLKKEVETIAEKFGIPVDIVDMQAFALMDAKKILNQIIELAKKNGKDA; translated from the coding sequence ATGGCTATACATGGTGTTATATTATGCAGTTGGGGCGCTACATCAAGTGCATTAGCAAAAAAAGTGACTGATGAAGCAAAAAAGCAAGGTTTAGATGTGACAGTAGATGCAGGAGGCACAGGTGAATTTAAGAAAAAAGCTGAAGAATACGATGTTGCTCTTTTAGAGCCGCAGGTAAGGCATTTAAAGAAGGAAGTTGAGACGATAGCTGAAAAGTTTGGCATTCCTGTCGACATCGTTGATATGCAGGCTTTTGCACTTATGGATGCAAAAAAGATATTGAATCAGATTATCGAGCTTGCTAAGAAAAATGGAAAAGATGCATAG
- a CDS encoding PTS sugar transporter subunit IIC has translation MNERLTNNWFMKWMESSLMPVLARIAQNVILQSIRDAFSSFALPVILTGSLFLIIANPPLAEGANWGPIVAWANAIKPIAGQLMIPFNLSFGIMALMVAFGTAYSLATRWDLDEAMTGIISMLAFLVTTFPASDVTKVSFGDVLNYLGGQGLFVAIIIGVLTAVVVRFFNKQGLVIKMPEAVPPYVVRSFMALVPMFVMVVSAWIVEWIVWANFKVTLPQLVIELFKPLVAASNSYWAALAEIILMMLLWSLGIHGMNVVSSIAYPFWMSQLAANVKALNAHQPMTGIVTEPFFHMFTHLGGSGTTWPLVIMFLFSASKQLKTIGTAELIPAIFNINEPLIFSAPIVLNPILMIPFIIAPAAVVTINYIAFHFHLVTGPLYQLPFTVPVFIGGFISSGLDWRGPILQLVNLIVAGIIYYPFFKMYEAQLLKNERELEEK, from the coding sequence ATGAACGAAAGACTTACTAACAATTGGTTTATGAAATGGATGGAGTCATCTTTGATGCCTGTACTGGCAAGGATTGCTCAAAATGTCATACTTCAATCTATAAGAGATGCTTTTTCAAGTTTCGCATTGCCAGTTATATTGACAGGTTCACTGTTTTTGATAATAGCTAATCCACCACTTGCAGAAGGTGCAAATTGGGGCCCTATTGTGGCATGGGCAAATGCTATTAAGCCTATTGCTGGTCAGTTGATGATTCCTTTCAATTTATCATTTGGCATCATGGCTTTGATGGTTGCATTTGGTACAGCTTACAGTTTGGCTACTCGCTGGGATCTTGATGAAGCAATGACAGGTATTATTTCCATGTTAGCATTTTTAGTTACAACATTCCCAGCATCAGATGTTACAAAAGTAAGCTTCGGTGATGTTTTAAATTACCTTGGTGGACAAGGTTTGTTTGTAGCTATAATAATAGGCGTATTGACAGCAGTTGTGGTTAGATTCTTCAATAAGCAAGGTCTTGTAATTAAGATGCCTGAAGCCGTTCCACCTTATGTTGTAAGAAGCTTTATGGCACTTGTACCGATGTTTGTCATGGTAGTATCGGCCTGGATAGTAGAGTGGATTGTATGGGCTAACTTCAAAGTCACATTGCCACAGTTGGTAATTGAGTTATTTAAGCCGCTTGTTGCAGCATCAAATAGCTATTGGGCAGCTTTAGCTGAGATAATCCTTATGATGCTTTTGTGGTCACTTGGAATCCATGGCATGAATGTCGTATCGTCTATAGCATATCCTTTCTGGATGAGTCAGCTTGCTGCAAATGTAAAGGCATTAAATGCACATCAACCTATGACAGGTATTGTTACAGAGCCATTCTTCCACATGTTCACACACCTTGGTGGTTCTGGTACAACATGGCCTCTTGTCATAATGTTCTTGTTCTCAGCATCAAAACAGCTTAAGACGATAGGTACAGCAGAGCTTATCCCTGCTATATTTAATATAAATGAACCGCTCATCTTCAGTGCTCCAATAGTTTTGAACCCTATATTGATGATACCATTTATAATTGCACCTGCAGCGGTTGTCACGATAAACTATATCGCATTCCATTTCCACTTAGTAACAGGACCATTGTATCAGCTTCCATTTACAGTTCCTGTATTTATAGGAGGTTTCATATCAAGTGGTCTTGACTGGAGAGGACCAATTTTGCAGCTTGTAAACCTGATTGTAGCAGGTATTATATACTATCCATTCTTCAAAATGTATGAAGCACAGCTTTTGAAGAATGAAAGAGAGCTTGAGGAAAAATAA
- a CDS encoding PTS lactose/cellobiose transporter subunit IIA has translation MELEQIIYNLVLHGGNARGEAYEALDAAEKGDFESAEKHLEKADEEFYAGHDYQNALVQGEQSETPNFLVIHAQDQLMTALAEKNLIRRLIDLYKRLDALEKKVK, from the coding sequence ATGGAATTAGAGCAAATCATTTACAATCTAGTCTTACATGGCGGAAACGCCAGAGGCGAGGCTTATGAAGCATTAGATGCAGCAGAAAAAGGGGATTTTGAATCTGCCGAGAAGCATCTGGAAAAGGCTGATGAGGAATTTTACGCAGGTCATGATTATCAAAACGCATTGGTACAAGGTGAACAAAGCGAAACACCTAACTTCCTTGTTATACACGCTCAAGACCAGCTTATGACGGCTCTTGCAGAAAAGAACCTCATAAGAAGGCTTATAGATCTTTACAAGAGGTTAGATGCTCTTGAAAAGAAAGTAAAATAA
- a CDS encoding YerC/YecD family TrpR-related protein encodes MYDSKIKDENVDKLFEAILMLKDMEECYRFFEDIATINEVKSLAQRLQVAKMLRDRKTYIEIAEKTGASTATISRVNRALNYGANGYNLILDRLKEKSR; translated from the coding sequence ATGTACGATTCTAAAATAAAAGACGAGAACGTGGACAAGCTTTTTGAAGCGATTTTAATGCTTAAAGACATGGAAGAATGTTATCGTTTTTTTGAAGATATAGCTACTATAAACGAGGTTAAGTCGCTAGCTCAAAGACTTCAAGTGGCTAAAATGTTAAGAGATAGGAAGACGTATATTGAAATAGCTGAAAAGACAGGTGCCAGCACAGCTACCATAAGTAGAGTTAACAGGGCGCTTAATTATGGAGCGAATGGATACAATTTGATTTTAGATAGATTAAAGGAAAAATCTCGGTAG
- the pcrA gene encoding DNA helicase PcrA, protein MNILEGLNDRQKEAVVTTEGPVLILAGAGSGKTRVLTHRIAYLVREKNVSPANIIAITFTNKAAKEMKDRVESLLGYVGDLWVSTFHSACVRILRRDIEKIGYDRNFVIYDTQDQKTLISDCIKELNLNDKQYTIKGMLGAISKAKDRMISPDDFLLEFGNDYRNKKIADVYKLYQKKLKKDNALDFDDIIIKTIELFQKNEDILRYYQDKFRYIMIDEYQDTNRPQYEFVNLLAKKYRNLCVVGDDDQSIYGWRGADIKNILDFEKDYPEAKVIKLEQNYRSTQVILDAANSVIDNNVKRKRKRLWTDNKNGEKIVVWESQNERDEANFIIETIKNLVSEGRKYSDFAVLYRTNAQSRIFEEAFMANDIPYKLVGALRFYDRKEIKDIIAYLRILVNPYDDVSLKRIINVPKRGIGESTIASLEKYAVEHDTSMYFAIPHVEVSGRTRKALDSFKEFIDDLISQLDFMTVTEVIDYVLDKTGYIEELKADGTEESEGRIENINEFIGAAREFMESSQEKSLEAFLSGITLVSDIDTAGEIGESVVLMTLHSAKGLEFPVVFIAGMEEGIFPNSMSFVYEHELEEERRLCYVGITRAKERLFMTYARNRNLYGKPQYNTASRFINEIPRDLVIEYDKGTVKRNDYVSVSSYINTFARKANNKENYNPGDKVEHKLWGIGTVVSVDGSGDDKEITVAFPNVGIKRLSLKYAPIRAIL, encoded by the coding sequence ATGAATATACTTGAAGGACTAAATGATAGACAAAAGGAGGCAGTTGTCACTACAGAAGGACCTGTTTTGATTTTGGCTGGTGCAGGTAGCGGAAAGACGAGAGTTTTAACACATAGAATTGCATATCTTGTAAGGGAAAAAAATGTGTCACCAGCAAACATCATCGCTATTACTTTTACAAACAAGGCAGCAAAAGAAATGAAGGACAGAGTTGAGTCACTATTAGGATATGTAGGAGATCTTTGGGTTTCTACATTCCATTCGGCATGTGTTCGCATATTGAGAAGAGATATTGAAAAAATCGGGTATGATAGAAATTTTGTAATATACGATACGCAAGATCAAAAAACGCTGATTTCTGACTGCATAAAAGAATTGAATTTAAATGACAAGCAGTACACAATAAAAGGAATGTTAGGTGCCATATCAAAGGCGAAAGACAGGATGATATCGCCAGACGACTTTTTGCTGGAATTTGGCAATGACTACAGAAATAAAAAAATCGCTGACGTTTATAAGCTGTACCAGAAGAAGCTTAAAAAAGACAATGCACTGGATTTCGATGATATAATAATAAAAACCATAGAGCTTTTTCAAAAAAACGAGGACATATTGAGGTATTATCAAGATAAATTCAGGTATATAATGATAGATGAGTATCAAGATACAAACAGGCCACAGTATGAATTTGTAAATCTATTGGCTAAAAAGTACAGAAATCTTTGTGTCGTAGGCGATGATGATCAAAGCATATATGGATGGAGAGGGGCCGACATAAAGAATATTTTAGACTTTGAGAAAGATTATCCAGAGGCTAAGGTTATAAAGCTTGAACAAAATTACCGTTCAACGCAGGTTATACTTGATGCGGCTAATAGCGTAATTGATAACAATGTCAAAAGAAAAAGAAAAAGACTGTGGACAGATAATAAAAACGGTGAAAAGATTGTCGTATGGGAATCGCAAAATGAGAGAGATGAGGCTAATTTCATCATAGAGACGATAAAAAACTTGGTTTCTGAGGGGAGAAAATATTCGGATTTTGCTGTCTTATATAGGACAAATGCCCAGTCTCGTATATTTGAAGAAGCTTTTATGGCGAATGACATACCGTATAAATTGGTTGGAGCATTGAGGTTTTACGATCGAAAAGAGATAAAAGACATTATTGCGTATTTAAGGATTCTTGTAAATCCATACGATGACGTATCATTAAAAAGGATAATAAATGTACCTAAAAGAGGCATTGGTGAGTCAACTATAGCTTCTTTAGAAAAATATGCTGTAGAACATGATACAAGTATGTATTTTGCGATTCCTCATGTTGAAGTTAGTGGAAGAACGAGAAAGGCACTTGATAGCTTTAAAGAGTTTATTGACGATCTGATAAGCCAGCTTGACTTTATGACTGTCACTGAAGTTATCGATTATGTACTGGATAAAACTGGATATATAGAGGAACTTAAGGCCGACGGCACTGAAGAATCTGAAGGAAGAATAGAAAATATAAATGAGTTTATCGGTGCAGCACGTGAATTTATGGAAAGTTCCCAGGAGAAATCTTTAGAAGCATTTTTGTCAGGCATAACATTGGTATCTGATATTGATACGGCAGGTGAAATAGGAGAGAGCGTAGTTTTAATGACACTACATTCAGCTAAAGGGCTTGAATTTCCCGTCGTATTTATAGCAGGTATGGAAGAAGGGATATTCCCTAATTCTATGTCATTTGTGTACGAGCATGAACTGGAAGAAGAGAGAAGGTTGTGCTATGTAGGCATAACTCGGGCAAAAGAAAGGCTTTTTATGACTTATGCACGAAATAGAAATCTGTACGGCAAGCCACAGTACAATACGGCTTCAAGGTTTATCAATGAAATTCCTCGAGACTTGGTCATCGAATACGACAAAGGCACTGTTAAAAGAAATGACTATGTCTCAGTTTCATCGTATATAAATACTTTTGCCAGGAAGGCGAATAATAAAGAAAACTACAATCCAGGAGATAAGGTTGAGCACAAATTATGGGGCATTGGAACTGTAGTAAGCGTTGATGGAAGCGGCGATGATAAGGAGATTACAGTCGCATTTCCTAATGTTGGCATAAAGAGGTTGTCTTTGAAGTACGCTCCAATCAGGGCTATATTATAA
- the ligA gene encoding NAD-dependent DNA ligase LigA has protein sequence MAIEDRIKELRDKLNHHSYMYYVLDKPEISDYEYDMMMRELIELEEKYPQFKTPDSPTQRVGGEPLKEFEPFTHVVPMQSLANAFSEGELRDFDRRVRASVGDVEYVVEFKIDGLSVELIYENGFFTVGSTRGDGIIGENVTNNLKTIKSIPLRLKDDLNLIVRGEVFMPKASFEKLNEERELNGESLFANPRNAAAGSLRQLNPKITAKRDLDIFVFNLQRIDGIELKTHAEALEFLKYQGFKVSPHIKVCGNIDEVIEDINYIRDIRDSLSYETDGAVVKVNDLEKREILGSTAKDPRWAIAFKYPTERQKTKVKDIVVQVGRTGALTPTAILEPVKIAGSIVSRATLHNEDYIKEKDIRIGDTVIIQKAGEIIPEVVSVVAEERDGSEKFFIMPEVCPECGAATVRLPGESVTKCTGLNCPAKLKRGIIHFASKDAMDIDGLGPAVIGQLLDNHLIHNISDLYYLKYDDLVKLDRMGDKSAKNLINAIEESKGRDLDRLIFGLGIDLIGSKAAGILASHFKTMESLEKATFEELTEIEEIGPKMADSVVAFFKEKQNLDIIDRLKAAGVNMRKKDAINVNDNFKGLTFVLTGTLEKYTRDEAKRLIEERGGKVTGSVSKKTDYVVVGADPGSKLSKAQELGVKILNEEQFENMLKQ, from the coding sequence ATGGCGATAGAAGACAGGATAAAAGAATTGAGAGATAAGCTTAATCATCACAGCTACATGTACTATGTACTGGACAAGCCTGAAATATCTGACTATGAGTATGATATGATGATGAGAGAGCTCATTGAGTTAGAAGAAAAGTACCCTCAGTTTAAGACGCCTGATTCACCGACTCAAAGGGTTGGCGGTGAACCTTTGAAAGAGTTTGAACCATTTACACATGTAGTGCCGATGCAAAGTTTGGCAAATGCTTTTTCTGAAGGCGAGCTTAGAGATTTTGACAGGAGAGTAAGAGCATCTGTCGGTGATGTAGAATACGTAGTAGAGTTTAAAATTGACGGTTTATCTGTGGAGCTTATATATGAAAATGGCTTTTTTACCGTCGGCTCCACGAGAGGTGACGGAATTATAGGTGAAAATGTGACAAACAATCTAAAAACCATTAAATCAATTCCTTTAAGACTTAAAGATGATTTAAATCTCATCGTAAGAGGTGAGGTTTTTATGCCTAAGGCTTCATTTGAAAAGTTAAACGAAGAAAGAGAATTAAACGGAGAAAGCCTTTTTGCAAATCCGAGAAATGCTGCTGCTGGATCACTTAGGCAATTAAATCCTAAAATCACGGCTAAAAGAGATCTGGATATTTTCGTATTTAATTTACAGAGAATAGATGGAATAGAATTAAAAACACATGCTGAAGCATTAGAATTTTTAAAATATCAAGGATTTAAAGTAAGTCCGCATATTAAAGTATGTGGAAATATAGACGAAGTCATTGAAGACATAAATTATATAAGAGACATAAGGGATAGTTTGTCTTATGAAACAGATGGAGCAGTTGTCAAGGTAAATGATTTAGAAAAAAGGGAAATTTTGGGGTCTACTGCAAAGGATCCTCGTTGGGCAATTGCATTCAAATATCCAACAGAAAGGCAAAAAACGAAAGTCAAAGATATAGTAGTTCAGGTTGGAAGGACTGGTGCACTGACACCAACTGCCATATTAGAGCCTGTGAAAATTGCAGGTTCCATCGTATCAAGAGCGACGCTTCACAATGAAGATTACATAAAAGAGAAGGATATAAGAATTGGTGATACGGTGATAATCCAAAAAGCTGGCGAAATCATACCTGAAGTTGTAAGTGTTGTAGCAGAAGAAAGAGATGGCAGCGAGAAGTTTTTTATCATGCCAGAAGTGTGTCCCGAATGCGGTGCTGCAACGGTGAGGCTTCCCGGTGAATCTGTGACTAAGTGCACAGGTCTAAATTGTCCTGCTAAGTTAAAAAGAGGCATAATACACTTTGCATCTAAAGATGCTATGGACATAGATGGATTAGGACCAGCGGTAATAGGACAGCTTCTTGACAACCATCTTATACACAACATATCAGATCTGTATTATTTGAAGTACGATGATTTGGTAAAACTTGATAGGATGGGAGATAAATCAGCAAAGAATCTCATCAATGCTATAGAAGAAAGCAAAGGCAGAGATTTAGACAGATTGATTTTTGGGCTTGGCATTGATCTCATTGGAAGCAAAGCTGCCGGCATTTTAGCCAGTCATTTCAAGACGATGGAATCTCTTGAGAAAGCTACTTTTGAGGAGCTTACTGAAATAGAGGAAATTGGCCCTAAGATGGCAGACAGTGTGGTGGCCTTTTTTAAGGAAAAACAAAATCTGGATATAATAGATAGATTAAAAGCTGCTGGTGTAAATATGCGCAAGAAGGATGCAATAAATGTTAATGACAATTTTAAAGGACTTACTTTTGTCTTAACAGGAACACTTGAAAAGTATACCAGAGATGAGGCTAAGAGGCTTATAGAAGAAAGAGGAGGAAAAGTGACAGGTTCTGTTAGCAAAAAAACAGATTATGTCGTCGTAGGTGCAGATCCAGGTTCAAAGCTTTCAAAAGCACAAGAGCTTGGAGTAAAGATTTTAAATGAAGAACAGTTTGAAAACATGCTGAAACAATGA
- the gatC gene encoding Asp-tRNA(Asn)/Glu-tRNA(Gln) amidotransferase subunit GatC has translation MSITKDQVIHVSKLARLKFSDDELEKFSHQLDSIIKYVDKLNELNTDGVEPTAHIVPISNVFREDEVVPSMDREKILMNAKEKEDGCFKVPKIIE, from the coding sequence ATGTCAATTACAAAAGACCAAGTTATCCACGTATCAAAATTAGCAAGGCTTAAATTTTCTGATGACGAGTTAGAGAAATTTTCTCATCAGCTTGATAGCATTATAAAATATGTGGACAAGTTAAATGAGCTAAATACAGATGGCGTAGAGCCCACAGCGCATATTGTCCCAATAAGCAATGTTTTTCGTGAAGATGAAGTTGTGCCATCAATGGACAGAGAAAAAATCCTTATGAATGCTAAAGAAAAAGAAGATGGATGCTTTAAAGTACCAAAGATAATCGAGTGA
- the gatA gene encoding Asp-tRNA(Asn)/Glu-tRNA(Gln) amidotransferase subunit GatA — MELHELTIHELNELLRKKEVSAVDVTKAYLKRINEVEPKVDALICETEDFALKKAEEADKMIKDGNINDLTGIPVVIKDNMCTENIRTTCASKMLEDFVPPYNATVVENLNNLGAVMVGKANLDEFAMGSSTENSAFKTTKNPWDLERVPGGSSGGSAASVAADECAFSLGSDTGGSIRQPASLCGVVGMKPTYGLVSRYGLVAFASSLDQIGPITKDVTDCAIVLNAIAGHDPKDSTSVDNVRKSDYKDFLKDDIKGMKIGYAKEFFRQGLDEGVRKSIEDALKIFEELGAEIREISLKYMDYALAAYYIVASAEASSNLARYDGIRYGHAAEKYEDLIDMYMVSRSEGFGKEVKRRIMLGTYALSSGYYDAYYNKALKVRTLIKQDYERAFQDVDVIIGPTSPTTAFKIGERVEDPLAMYLADVYTVPVNIAGLPGLSLPCGLSDGLPVGLQIVGKHFDEGTILNAAYAFEKALSFNAKPSIKGGAK; from the coding sequence ATGGAATTGCATGAACTAACAATACATGAGCTTAATGAACTTTTAAGGAAAAAAGAAGTAAGCGCTGTAGATGTGACTAAAGCGTATTTAAAAAGAATAAATGAAGTTGAACCAAAAGTAGACGCGTTGATATGCGAAACAGAGGATTTTGCGCTTAAAAAAGCCGAAGAAGCTGACAAAATGATTAAAGATGGAAACATAAATGACTTGACAGGTATACCTGTTGTCATAAAGGACAATATGTGTACAGAGAACATAAGAACTACGTGTGCATCGAAAATGCTTGAAGATTTTGTCCCGCCATATAATGCGACGGTAGTCGAAAATCTTAACAATCTTGGCGCTGTAATGGTAGGAAAGGCAAATTTGGATGAATTTGCGATGGGTTCCTCAACCGAAAATTCTGCTTTCAAGACGACTAAAAACCCATGGGATTTGGAAAGAGTGCCTGGAGGTTCATCTGGTGGTTCTGCTGCATCAGTTGCTGCTGATGAGTGTGCATTTTCACTTGGATCTGATACAGGCGGTTCTATAAGGCAGCCTGCGTCATTATGCGGCGTCGTTGGCATGAAACCTACATATGGTCTTGTTTCCAGATATGGACTTGTGGCTTTCGCGTCATCTTTAGATCAAATAGGCCCTATCACAAAGGATGTGACAGACTGTGCTATTGTGTTAAATGCCATTGCAGGTCATGATCCAAAAGATTCTACTTCTGTAGACAATGTAAGAAAAAGCGATTATAAAGATTTCCTAAAAGACGATATAAAGGGAATGAAGATAGGATATGCAAAAGAATTCTTTAGGCAAGGTCTTGATGAAGGAGTAAGAAAATCCATCGAAGATGCGTTAAAGATATTTGAGGAGTTAGGAGCCGAAATAAGGGAAATAAGCCTTAAATACATGGATTATGCTCTGGCTGCGTATTACATAGTAGCATCTGCAGAGGCAAGTTCAAATTTGGCAAGGTATGATGGCATACGGTATGGCCACGCAGCAGAAAAATACGAAGACCTTATCGATATGTACATGGTATCCAGAAGCGAAGGCTTTGGAAAAGAAGTAAAGAGAAGGATAATGTTAGGTACATACGCATTAAGTTCGGGGTATTATGATGCGTACTACAACAAAGCGCTGAAAGTAAGGACACTTATTAAACAGGATTATGAGAGGGCTTTTCAAGATGTGGATGTAATAATAGGGCCAACGTCGCCTACGACGGCTTTTAAAATCGGTGAAAGAGTGGAAGATCCATTGGCAATGTACCTGGCAGATGTATATACGGTTCCAGTTAATATAGCGGGGCTTCCGGGATTGTCGTTGCCTTGTGGACTTTCAGATGGACTTCCTGTAGGCCTTCAGATCGTCGGTAAGCATTTTGATGAAGGAACGATATTAAATGCAGCATATGCTTTCGAAAAAGCTTTAAGCTTTAATGCAAAACCAAGTATAAAAGGTGGTGCTAAATGA